From Bufo gargarizans isolate SCDJY-AF-19 chromosome 10, ASM1485885v1, whole genome shotgun sequence, the proteins below share one genomic window:
- the MRPL21 gene encoding 39S ribosomal protein L21, mitochondrial, with amino-acid sequence MALACCGRLLRSAASGGCVRAPAAALLLQPPLRCQSSALQPSYVPKTSLSEPPWPKIKLPDAVEEAEEHRELVTKVNGLIATGQFGRLFAVIHFASKQWKVTNEDLVLINYSVDAQCGERIRLEKVLMVGSHNFTLVGKPLLGKDLVRVEATVIEKTESYPKISMKFWRRHRHQKMKTTIKPQTILRINTIEIAPALS; translated from the exons ATGGCTCTCGCCTGCTGCGGGCGGCTGCTGAGGAGTGCGGCGTCCGGGGGATGTGTGCGGgctcctgctgcag CCTTGCTGCTCCAGCCGCCCCTCCGGTGTCAGAGTTCAGCTCTGCAGCCGAG CTATGTCCCAAAGACGTCTCTATCTGAACCACCTTGGCCCAAGATCAAACTCCCAGATGCCGTTGAagaagcagaggagcacagag AGCTCGTTACTAAAGTAAACGGCCTCATCGCCACGGGACAGTTTGGTCGTCTCTTTGCTGTCATCCACTTTGCAAGTAAACAATGGAAAGTAACGAACGAGGACCTTGTTCTAATTAACTACTCTGTGGACGCGCAGTGTGGAGAGAGGATTCGGCTGGAAAAA GTTTTGATGGTTGGCAGTCATAATTTTACATTGGTAGGAAAGCCTCTCCTTGG GAAGGATTTGGTTAGAGTGGAAGCAACAGTGATTGAAAAAACAGAGTCGTATCCAAAGATTAGCATGAAGTTCTGGAGACGACACCGGCACCAGAAGATGAAAA caactaTCAAACCACAGACCATTCTGAGGATCAATACCATTGAAATTGCTCCAGCGTTATCGTGA